In the Telopea speciosissima isolate NSW1024214 ecotype Mountain lineage chromosome 2, Tspe_v1, whole genome shotgun sequence genome, one interval contains:
- the LOC122653121 gene encoding secreted RxLR effector protein 161-like gives MKNVPYASAIGGLMYAQVCTRPDIAYIISVLGRYLSNPGEAHWVAAKKVMRYLKGTKDFMLTYKRSDSLDVVGYTDVDFAGCPEDLKSTSGYVFLMVGGAISWKSVKQTLTASSTMQAEYVACYEANVHAL, from the coding sequence ATGAAGAATGTTCCTTATGCATCTGCTATTGGTGGTTTGATGTATGCTCAAGTTTGTACACGGCCTGACATTGCCTATATCATTAGTGTACTTGGTAGATACTTGAGCAATCCTGGTGAAGCGCATTGGGTAGCTGCCAAGAAAGTCATGAGATATCTAAAAGGTACCAAAGATTTCATGCTTACTTACAAAAGATCTGATTCTCTTGATGTGGTTGGCTACACTGATGTAGATTTTGCAGGATGTCCAGAGGACCTCAAGTCTACATCTGGGTATGTTTTCCTCATGGTTGGTGGGGCTATATCTTGGAAGAGTGTCAAACAGACACTTACTGCATCCTCTACTATGCAGGCAGAGTATGTGGCGTGTTATGAGGCCAATGTTCATGCATTATAG